The following are from one region of the Hydrogenophaga sp. BPS33 genome:
- a CDS encoding LysR substrate-binding domain-containing protein yields the protein MKQLEFTTLKLFAAVAESGSVSAAAEKSHLTIAAVSKRIRDLEQSVGSQLFLRHARGMTLTLAGQALLKYAREIVFTVDRMEGELRQIAKGLVGTVRVAAAGSAIAHFLPEDLKQFADRHPNVAIDLSEESTSDEVLAALVEGRVDIGILFGPLDNPALTAYEYHRDSLCLVVPRGHALARFPKVRFADALVYDFIAPARRSSVMQMLLAHSGGALKTRIHVRSNDAICRMVGAGMGVGICPTESARGYRRPHEIRFLELDEPWAQRQLVIAVRAPEQGLSGAAQLFLAHCRDMAQQDREASAPVAPAPSSSSAKPVR from the coding sequence ATGAAGCAACTTGAATTCACCACCCTGAAACTGTTCGCGGCCGTGGCTGAGAGCGGCAGCGTGTCGGCCGCTGCCGAGAAGAGCCACCTCACCATTGCGGCGGTGAGCAAGCGCATCCGAGACTTGGAGCAATCGGTGGGCAGCCAGCTCTTCCTGCGCCACGCGCGCGGCATGACGCTCACCCTGGCCGGCCAGGCCTTGCTGAAATACGCGCGCGAAATCGTCTTCACTGTCGACCGCATGGAAGGCGAGCTGCGCCAGATTGCCAAGGGCCTGGTGGGCACGGTGCGCGTGGCGGCGGCCGGATCGGCCATTGCGCATTTCCTGCCCGAAGACCTCAAGCAGTTCGCCGACCGGCACCCCAACGTGGCGATCGACCTGTCGGAAGAGTCCACCAGCGACGAGGTGCTGGCCGCGCTGGTGGAAGGCCGGGTCGACATCGGCATTCTGTTCGGCCCGTTGGACAACCCCGCGCTCACGGCCTACGAATACCACCGCGACAGCCTGTGCCTGGTGGTGCCGCGCGGCCACGCCTTGGCGCGTTTTCCCAAAGTGCGCTTTGCCGATGCGCTGGTTTACGACTTTATCGCGCCCGCGCGCCGCAGCTCCGTCATGCAGATGCTGCTGGCCCACAGCGGTGGCGCGCTCAAGACGCGCATCCACGTGCGCAGCAACGACGCCATCTGCCGCATGGTCGGCGCGGGCATGGGCGTGGGCATCTGCCCCACCGAATCCGCGCGCGGCTACCGCCGCCCGCACGAGATTCGCTTTCTCGAACTCGACGAACCCTGGGCCCAGCGCCAACTGGTGATCGCCGTGCGCGCGCCCGAACAAGGCCTGTCGGGCGCGGCCCAGCTCTTCCTGGCGCACTGCCGCGACATGGCGCAGCAAGATCGCGAAGCCTCCGCCCCCGTGGCGCCTGCACCATCTTCTTCTTCCGCCAAACCTGTTCGCTGA
- a CDS encoding class I adenylate-forming enzyme family protein — protein MTRSPDTTAPRPEGDFGLITDLVRAHAAQRPQALALRDDRRTMTYAELDMLMDQVAGSLQRSGAAPGDAIAICATSSVRYAAVFLGALRAGLAVAPLAPNTTPASLARMLQDSAARVLFVDASTAAQTAAGQGLPDGFERIALDPVEGAGDGPRVFEDWLQADALPAPVELRPDSPFNILYSSGTTGEPKGIVQPHGMRWAHVRRVARFEYGPDTVSLLSTPLYSNTTLVTFFPTLAYGGCAVLMAKSDATRFLQLSQDLRATHAMLVPTQYQRLMAHPEFDSYDLCSYRYKFSTSAPFSAALKADVLRRWPGGLVEQYGMTEGGVSCMLEAHLHPDKLHTVGRPIAGCDVRLIDEDGREVAAGMAGEIVGRSAGMMSGYLNLPEKTREAEWFSSAGERFIRTGDIGRFDADGFLSLIDRRKDMIISGGYNIYPSDLEAVLAQHPAVAEAAVVGVASEAWGETPVAFVVLREGGSHPDEAELLAWANARLGKTQRIAALRCVERLPRSEIGKVLKRELRAGFVARDSAISPLREASGES, from the coding sequence ATGACCCGTTCGCCCGACACGACCGCCCCGCGACCCGAAGGCGATTTCGGCCTCATCACCGACCTCGTGCGCGCCCACGCGGCGCAACGCCCGCAAGCCCTGGCCCTGCGCGACGACCGGCGCACCATGACCTACGCCGAGCTCGACATGCTGATGGACCAGGTGGCCGGCAGCCTGCAACGCAGCGGCGCGGCACCGGGTGACGCCATCGCCATCTGCGCTACCAGCTCGGTGCGCTACGCCGCCGTGTTCCTGGGCGCCTTGCGCGCGGGCCTGGCCGTCGCACCCCTGGCGCCCAACACCACCCCGGCCAGCCTGGCCCGCATGCTGCAGGACAGCGCCGCGCGCGTGCTCTTCGTGGACGCGTCCACCGCCGCACAGACCGCAGCAGGGCAGGGCCTGCCCGATGGCTTTGAGCGCATCGCACTCGACCCCGTGGAAGGGGCCGGCGATGGTCCGCGCGTTTTCGAAGACTGGCTGCAAGCCGATGCGCTCCCTGCGCCCGTCGAACTGCGGCCCGACAGCCCTTTCAACATCCTCTATTCCTCGGGCACCACGGGCGAGCCCAAAGGCATCGTGCAGCCGCACGGCATGCGCTGGGCGCACGTGCGGCGCGTGGCGCGCTTCGAGTACGGCCCGGACACGGTGTCGCTGCTGTCCACCCCGTTGTATTCGAACACCACCCTGGTCACCTTCTTCCCCACGCTGGCCTACGGCGGTTGCGCGGTGCTCATGGCCAAATCCGACGCCACGCGCTTCCTGCAACTGTCGCAAGACCTGCGCGCCACCCACGCCATGCTGGTGCCCACGCAATACCAGCGCCTGATGGCGCACCCCGAGTTCGACAGCTACGACCTGTGCAGCTACCGTTACAAGTTCAGCACCAGCGCGCCGTTCTCGGCGGCGTTGAAAGCGGACGTACTGCGGCGCTGGCCCGGCGGCCTGGTCGAGCAATACGGCATGACCGAGGGCGGTGTGTCCTGCATGCTCGAAGCGCACCTGCACCCCGACAAGCTGCACACCGTGGGCCGCCCCATTGCCGGTTGCGACGTGCGCCTGATCGACGAAGACGGTCGCGAGGTAGCGGCAGGCATGGCCGGCGAAATCGTGGGCCGCTCCGCCGGCATGATGAGCGGCTACCTGAACCTGCCCGAGAAGACGCGCGAAGCCGAGTGGTTTTCTTCGGCGGGGGAGCGCTTCATCCGCACCGGCGACATCGGCCGTTTCGATGCCGACGGTTTTCTTTCGCTCATCGACCGCCGCAAGGACATGATCATCAGCGGTGGCTACAACATCTACCCGAGCGACCTCGAAGCCGTGCTCGCGCAGCACCCGGCCGTGGCCGAGGCAGCGGTGGTGGGCGTGGCGAGCGAGGCGTGGGGCGAAACGCCGGTGGCCTTTGTGGTGCTGCGCGAGGGAGGCTCACACCCCGATGAGGCGGAGCTGCTGGCCTGGGCCAATGCGCGGCTGGGGAAGACGCAGCGCATTGCGGCGTTGCGGTGCGTGGAGCGATTGCCGCGCAGTGAGATTGGGAAGGTGCTCAAGCGGGAGTTGCGGGCGGGGTTTGTTGCGCGGGATTCTGCAATCAGCCCCTTGCGCGAGGCTTCAGGCGAAAGCTGA
- a CDS encoding carboxymuconolactone decarboxylase family protein, with the protein MNRANWFAVSPEGAKAVGGLHHYVLNETNLPSTLIHLVFLRVSQINGCAHCIDIHTRDLLKEGVSVDKTVLIPVWHEAQYLFTEQERAALAWSEEVTRVSETHASDEAYAAALAVFGEKDLVDLTLTIAAMNAINRLGISFRLKPRARG; encoded by the coding sequence ATGAATCGCGCGAATTGGTTCGCCGTCTCCCCGGAAGGTGCAAAGGCCGTTGGCGGTCTGCATCACTATGTCCTCAACGAGACGAACCTGCCCAGCACCCTCATTCATCTCGTCTTCCTGCGCGTATCGCAGATCAACGGGTGTGCCCACTGCATCGACATTCACACCCGCGACCTGCTCAAGGAGGGTGTGTCGGTCGACAAGACGGTGCTGATCCCTGTCTGGCACGAAGCCCAGTATCTTTTTACCGAGCAAGAACGCGCCGCGCTCGCGTGGTCAGAGGAGGTCACACGCGTGAGCGAAACCCACGCATCCGACGAAGCCTACGCCGCCGCGCTCGCTGTGTTCGGCGAGAAAGACCTAGTGGACCTCACCCTGACCATCGCAGCCATGAACGCGATCAACCGGCTTGGCATCAGCTTTCGCCTGAAGCCTCGCGCAAGGGGCTGA